Proteins from a genomic interval of Luteibacter pinisoli:
- the rimJ gene encoding ribosomal protein S5-alanine N-acetyltransferase, producing the protein MSEPVRMRTPRLLIRLLDSEEAELLLRYRLDNRDHLRPWEPLRNTTHYTLEGCRQTIEAGLEASRSDRGFPFVMLTPDASEVVGTFTFANVVRGVFQACHLGYGIGRRHEGQGLMFEALDAAVRYAFGPLDFHRVMANYMPRNDRSGRLLERLGFEKEGYAKRYLKIDGLWEDHVLTAKIRSQG; encoded by the coding sequence ATGAGTGAACCGGTACGGATGCGCACGCCGCGCCTGCTCATCCGCCTCCTGGATAGCGAGGAGGCGGAGCTGCTGTTGCGCTACCGCCTGGATAACCGCGACCACCTGCGCCCGTGGGAGCCGCTGCGCAACACCACGCACTACACGCTGGAAGGCTGCCGGCAGACCATCGAAGCCGGGCTCGAAGCCTCCCGCTCCGATCGCGGTTTCCCGTTCGTGATGCTGACGCCGGACGCGAGCGAAGTGGTGGGGACCTTCACCTTCGCCAACGTGGTGCGTGGCGTGTTCCAGGCCTGCCACCTCGGTTACGGCATTGGCCGCCGGCACGAAGGGCAGGGCCTGATGTTCGAAGCCTTGGACGCCGCCGTGCGCTATGCGTTTGGACCGCTGGACTTCCATCGGGTGATGGCGAACTACATGCCGCGCAACGATCGCAGTGGCCGCCTTCTCGAACGACTGGGCTTCGAGAAAGAAGGGTATGCGAAGCGCTACCTGAAGATCGACGGCCTGTGGGAAGACCACGTGCTCACGGCGAAGATCAGATCGCAGGGCTGA
- the fghA gene encoding S-formylglutathione hydrolase, whose protein sequence is MSAIETVSEQRCFGGTQGFYTHVSEACGGPMKFAVYLPPAAENGPVPVLWYLAGLTCTAETFTIKAGAQRVASELGLALVMPDTSPRDTGIAGATGDWEFGEGAGFYLDATEAPWDQRFRMYSYVVDELPRLVQERFPFDMGRQGICGHSMGGHGALTLALRNPGRYRSLSAFAPIVAPTNVPWGQKAFPRYLGDDKKAWRKHDATALVADGARFNGSILIDQGEADNFLVNQLQPQRFETACEDAGQALELRMHPGYDHSYYFIQSFIEDHLRHHAKALAA, encoded by the coding sequence ATGTCGGCGATCGAGACAGTATCGGAGCAGCGCTGCTTCGGCGGTACCCAGGGCTTTTATACCCACGTATCGGAGGCTTGCGGCGGCCCGATGAAATTTGCCGTTTACCTGCCTCCTGCCGCGGAAAACGGCCCCGTACCGGTGCTCTGGTACCTGGCGGGCCTGACCTGCACGGCGGAAACCTTCACCATCAAGGCCGGGGCCCAGCGCGTGGCCTCGGAGCTTGGCCTGGCCCTGGTCATGCCCGATACCAGCCCGCGGGATACCGGCATCGCCGGCGCCACGGGTGACTGGGAGTTCGGCGAGGGCGCCGGATTCTACCTCGATGCCACGGAAGCGCCGTGGGACCAGCGCTTCCGCATGTACAGCTATGTCGTGGACGAGCTGCCCCGTCTTGTACAGGAACGCTTCCCATTCGACATGGGGCGGCAGGGCATCTGCGGCCACTCGATGGGTGGCCACGGTGCGCTGACGCTGGCGCTGCGCAACCCGGGCCGTTACCGCTCGCTGTCGGCCTTCGCGCCCATCGTCGCGCCGACCAACGTGCCGTGGGGCCAGAAGGCCTTTCCGCGTTACCTCGGCGACGACAAGAAGGCATGGCGCAAGCACGATGCCACGGCGCTCGTCGCCGATGGCGCGCGCTTCAACGGCAGCATCCTCATCGACCAGGGCGAGGCCGACAACTTCCTGGTGAACCAACTGCAGCCGCAGCGCTTCGAAACCGCCTGCGAAGACGCGGGGCAGGCCCTCGAGCTGCGCATGCATCCGGGTTACGACCACAGCTATTACTTCATCCAGTCCTTCATCGAAGACCACCTCCGCCACCACGCGAAAGCCCTTGCCGCATGA
- a CDS encoding DEAD/DEAH box helicase: protein MSFDSLGLAPALLRALKEAGYEKPTPIQAAAIPEVLAGRDLMAAAQTGTGKTAAFLLPVLHRLVNTPMMEGRRPVRVLILTPTRELAAQVQDNLTDYAKHVRVSSTVIFGGVGMGNQLHALRRGVEVVVATPGRLIDHMMQRSVDLSKVEVLVLDEADRMLDMGFLPALKRILSAVPQKRQTLLFSATFAPEIKALAQQFMREPREVSTAPANTVANTVTHRVHPVDAAKKRDLLLHLLAEDSRRQTLVFSRTKHGADKLVRYLEGAGIRAAAIHGNKSQNARTRALSDFKTNRTTVLVATDIAARGIDIDQLPVVINFDLPMVAEDYVHRIGRTGRAGAEGQAVSLVSHDESGLLRDIRRLLKSDLELVNVAGFEPTTPLRLDAGAPRPKQQQRSAGGQGGGGQRQGQGGQRSAGGGQGPRSGGEGRSHRPHGHSAAGTGENTGNHKRRRQRRGPATNKA from the coding sequence ATGTCCTTTGATTCGCTGGGCCTTGCGCCCGCGTTGCTGCGCGCGCTTAAAGAAGCCGGCTACGAGAAGCCGACCCCGATCCAGGCCGCAGCCATCCCCGAAGTCCTCGCCGGCCGCGACCTGATGGCCGCCGCGCAGACGGGTACGGGCAAGACCGCCGCCTTCCTGCTCCCCGTGCTGCACCGCCTGGTGAACACGCCGATGATGGAAGGCCGTCGCCCCGTCCGCGTGCTGATCCTCACCCCGACCCGCGAGCTCGCCGCGCAGGTGCAGGACAACCTCACCGACTACGCCAAGCACGTGCGCGTCAGCAGCACGGTGATCTTCGGCGGCGTCGGCATGGGTAACCAGCTGCACGCCCTGCGTCGCGGCGTCGAAGTCGTGGTCGCCACCCCGGGCCGCCTCATCGACCACATGATGCAGCGCTCGGTCGACCTCTCGAAGGTCGAAGTGCTGGTGCTCGACGAAGCCGACCGCATGCTCGACATGGGCTTCCTGCCGGCACTCAAGCGCATCCTCTCGGCCGTGCCGCAGAAGCGCCAGACGCTGCTGTTCTCGGCCACGTTCGCCCCGGAAATCAAGGCACTTGCCCAGCAGTTCATGCGTGAGCCGCGTGAAGTGTCGACGGCGCCGGCCAACACCGTGGCCAACACCGTGACGCACCGCGTGCACCCGGTGGACGCGGCGAAGAAGCGCGACCTGTTGCTGCACCTGCTCGCCGAAGACAGCCGCCGGCAGACGCTGGTGTTCAGCCGCACCAAGCACGGTGCCGACAAGCTCGTCCGTTACCTGGAAGGCGCCGGCATCCGCGCGGCCGCCATCCACGGCAACAAGAGCCAGAACGCCCGTACGCGCGCGCTGTCGGACTTCAAGACCAACCGCACCACCGTGCTCGTCGCCACCGATATCGCGGCTCGCGGCATCGATATCGACCAGCTGCCGGTCGTGATCAACTTCGACCTGCCGATGGTGGCGGAAGACTACGTGCACCGTATCGGCCGTACCGGCCGCGCGGGCGCCGAAGGCCAGGCCGTGTCGCTGGTGAGCCATGACGAATCCGGCCTGCTGCGCGACATCCGCCGCCTGCTGAAGTCGGACCTCGAGCTGGTGAACGTGGCCGGCTTCGAGCCGACCACCCCGCTGCGCCTGGATGCCGGTGCGCCGCGCCCGAAGCAGCAGCAGCGCTCGGCCGGTGGGCAGGGCGGTGGCGGCCAGCGCCAGGGCCAGGGTGGCCAGCGCTCCGCCGGTGGCGGCCAGGGCCCGCGTTCCGGTGGTGAAGGTCGTTCGCACCGCCCGCACGGCCATTCGGCCGCCGGCACCGGTGAGAACACGGGTAACCACAAGCGCCGCCGCCAGCGTCGCGGCCCGGCCACCAACAAGGCCTGA